In the Mya arenaria isolate MELC-2E11 chromosome 11, ASM2691426v1 genome, one interval contains:
- the LOC128207842 gene encoding RNA transcription, translation and transport factor protein-like: protein MPARYTGSYLPCPVLNFRYKLHAKYFLIFKILYNMAALFSRKLCALKYHQPHNFNFSDENELRNLVVWLEDQKIRHYKIEDRAGLRNTASPEWLKAYEKYTRDLGCPYQVSEKAAVIDWLLGYAVRLDFGDEVEKYKTIKPNTLKSSSAAAPPTSQSSNPLDSLDFNDPDFKAGVTSLAMMLQIPPYQDHLEQLKAICILVKEKLSKEILEKKKPANPNEVIPIDKTELGFDTGDYIINEAAKILRLLHIKDLRELQSNINHAIVAVQELIANPKTAIPRDSKFARRR, encoded by the exons ATGCCCGCAAGGTATACTGGTAGTTATCTCCCATGCCCGGTGTTGAACTTCCGGTACAAATTGCATGCGAAgtactttttaattttcaagATTCTCTACAATATGGCAGCCTTATTTTCGAGAAAGTTATGTGCCCTGAAATATCACCAACCTCATAACTTCAATTTTTCAG ATGAAAATGAATTACGCAATCTTGTTGTTTGGCTTGAAGACCAGAAAATCCGTCATTACAAAATAGAGGACCGTGCTGGGCTACGAAACACAGCTTCCCCAGAATGGTTAAAGGCATATGAAAAG TATACACGAGACCTGGGATGTCCATATCAAGTGTCAGAGAAGGCTGCTGTTATAGACTGGTTGCTAGGTTACGCTGTACGGCTGGATTTCGGAGATGAAG tggAAAAATACAAGACAATTAAACCCAACACCTTGAAGTCCTCTAGTGCAGCAGCACCACCCACCAGTCAGTCCTCTAACCCTCTGGACAGTCTGGACT TCAATGACCCCGACTTCAAAGCCGGGGTGACTTCACTTGCTATGATGCTTCAGATTCCACCCTATCAAGACCACCTAGAACAACTTAAG GCTATCTGTATTTTAGTGAAAGAAAAACTATCCAAGGAGATCTTAGAGAAGAAAAAGCCAGCTAATCCT AATGAGGTTATTCCTATAGACAAGACAGAACTTGGTTTTGATACTGGCG ATTATATAATTAACGAGGCAGCCAAAATATTACGTCTCTTGCATATAAAAGACTTACGTGAACTTCAATCGAACATTAACCATGCTATTGTGGCAGTACAGGAGTTAATTGCAAATCCCAAAACCGCTATACCCCGTGATAGCAAGTTTGCTCGCAGACGATGA